CTTTTATCTCTGTATCTGATTTCTTACTTGAAACAATGATATCCCCTGCCTTTATACCAAGAGGGGCAAGGATATACCTCTTTTCTCCATCAACATAATGAATGAGGGCAAGATTTGCAGATCTATTCGGGTCGTATTCTATCCCGTAGACCTTTCCAGGGATATCAAATTTATCCCTTTTGAAGTCTATTATCCTGTATCTCCTCTTGTGGCCTCCTCCTATATGTCTTGTCGAGATCCTGCCAAGATTGTTCCTGCCACCAGTCTTTTTCAAGGGTGATAGTAAAGACTTTTCTGGCTCTTTTTTTGTAATCTCCTCAAAGGTTAGAACACTCATGAACCTTCTGCCAGAGGAAGTAGGCTTATATTCCCTTATACCCATTATGCACCCTCAAAAATCGTTATTTTGTCTTTAGGACTTAATTTTACAACTGCCTTTTTCCAATCAGGCCGCTTGCCTGAAAACCTCCCAAGTTTTTTCTCTTTTCCTTCCATAATAGCAACCCTTACTGAGACTACCTTTACTTTAAAAAGCTTTTCTATAGCCTTTTTGATCTCTATTTTATTCGCTTCTCTCCGTACCTCAAATATATACTGATTCCCATTATCCCTCAAAAGGGAGCTTTTCTCAGTTATCAGGGGTCTTATGACAATATCGTATTCATTCATGATGCCAACACCTCTTCTATCCTCTTGAGCGCATCCAGTGTTACTACGAGTTGTTCATACCTTATAATATCGTACACATTTAGCCCGTCAACCCTTAATATCTTGGTGTGTGGTAGATTTCTCGCTGATTTTTCAACCTTCTCATCCTTTTTATCAATAACAAAAAGCGGGG
Above is a window of Pseudomonadota bacterium DNA encoding:
- a CDS encoding 50S ribosomal protein L23; translated protein: MNEYDIVIRPLITEKSSLLRDNGNQYIFEVRREANKIEIKKAIEKLFKVKVVSVRVAIMEGKEKKLGRFSGKRPDWKKAVVKLSPKDKITIFEGA